The Bifidobacterium sp. WK012_4_13 genome contains the following window.
AGCTGGATGCAATCGAAGACCTGGTGTCCACATGTCAGGATGCCGGACGCAAGATGCTCATATTCTCGCAGTTCACGAGCTATCTTGACCTCATCGCCGAACGTCTTCGGGGCGACTCGGTCGCATACGACGTGATAACCGGAGCCACCCCCAAGAAGAAACGCCTTGAGCTGGTCAATCAGTTCAACAGGGACGACACCCCTGTGTTCCTGATATCCCTGAAGGCAGGGAACACAGGTCTGAACCTGACGGGTGCGTGCGTGGTCGTCCATGCGGATCCTTGGTGGAACGCTGCCGCACAGAACCAGGCGACGGACCGTGCACACCGGATTGGCCAGACACAGGATGTCAATGTCTATCAGGTCGTGGCGCAGGACACCATTGAGGAACGGATACTCAAGCTTCAGCATTCCAAGTCCGACCTGGCATCGCGCTTCGTGGATTCGGCATCGCGTTCGGGGCAGTCCATGTCGTCGCTGACCAAGGACGACCTGCTCTCCCTGCTGTCGTAGGTGCCGTGGCATGCGCGTTCGACGAGCTACTGTCGGTGGCGCCAGGAAGGGGCATGATTGCCGATTGGCGCGCCCTCGCAGGAACCGGGCCAGGTGATAGCATGTGGCATAGGTTGTGAAAAGCGAAGGGTCCAGGGATGAGTTCGGAAATACGGCCGGAACGCGAGACGGGGAGTGGCTCGGGGGATGAATCCCCGCATGACGCGGCAGCGTCTCAATCTCCGGATCCACCACAGACTCTCCCAGTCTTGGATGCTGGAAACGCTGCGCCGGCAGGCAGCCGAGGCATATCCCGTTCTGGTCGCCGTACCTCCATCATGTTCGCAATCGGCATCCCCATCGGACTGCTTGCATGCTTCCTTGGACAGAACCTACCCACGTCATTCGTCATCGGATGGGCTTGCGCCTGCATCTTCTATCTTGTGCGCGTCTGGTCGAGAATCGCAAGGTTCACGGGAGAACGCACGCGTGAGCACGCGCAGGGCGAGGATCCCTCGCGTACGACCGCGGACATAGTCATCATGATATCGAGCGTGGTTTCCATCGTGGCACTGGTTGTGATGATGAGCATCGGCGGATCCTCGCAGGAACGCACCCTTCCGATTGCCGCGCTGACGCTGTCGAGCATTCTCCTCACCTGGGGTCTGATCCATACGCTGTACACGCTCAGATATGCTGAGATGTATTACAGTGGCTCCGATCCCTGCATCGACTTTCCGGGTACGAAGCTTCCGCAATACACCGATTTCGCATACCTCGCCTTCACCATGGGCATGACATTCCAGGTCTCCGACACCGATCTGACCTCGACCAACGTCAGGAGAGTGGCTCTCGGACATACGCTGCTCTCATATCTTTTCAACACCCTGCTCATCGGCGCGACCGTCAATCTTCTCGCGGGCGTGATGTCTTGAATGTAAGGTCATGTCTGCCGGATCATCAGTCGTGCAAGGCGCGTGCTTTGCATGGAGACGGCAGTGTGATTCCAAACCGAAATCTCATCTGAATGCGGAGGATTGCGTGAATACTGATCGAACGATGAAAGTCACGGTATATTGCGGAGCGTCTACGGGCAATGACCCAAAATATGCAGAATGGGCGGAACGACTCGGCACATGGATAGCCGAATCGCACGGTGAGCTCGTCTTCGGCGCAGGCGGTGTCGGGCTGATGGGCATCGTTGCGAAAAGTGTGCTGGAACATGGCGGATCGGCTCACGGCATCATTCCGCAGGCGCTTGCAGACCGCGAGAGACCATACGAAGGGCTGACGACCGTCGAGATCGTGCATGACATGGATGAGCGCAAGCGTCGAATGATGGAGCTCGGCGATGTCTACATCGCCTTCCCCGGAGGCCCGGGAACCGTCGAGGAAATCACGGAGGCATTCTCCTGGGCGCGAATCGGACTCACGTCAAGGCCATGCATCTTCTTCAACCTCGATGGATATTGGGATCCGATCGCCACCATGTATCGGCGCATGGTCGATGAGGGATTCCTCACTCAGGAAAGCCTTGACACGTTGCTTTTTGCGACATCCTTCGATCAGATCGTTCCCTGGGTCAGGAATTACGTCCCGCCCAGAGTCCGCACCTACACCCGTACCCAATGATTGCTGCCTGGCATGCTGCCAGGTTCATTGAGTTTGCAAGTTTTTGGCACTCCCCAAAGTATGAACGTCGATTTTCCTGCATCTCTGCGTCGATTATTCAACGATTTCAGCGCCGAGTACTTCACGAAGTGCCAAAAACTTGCAAACTCGACCTGTGAGGGGTCGGTTTTCCGTCGGATCTAGGCAAGGGTTTCGACGAGCTCGAAGCGTTCGCAGACGATCTGCGTGTCGTCGTTCAGCCGAAAGTCTGGCCTGCCGAGGGATGAGCGGTATTCCTCGCTGGTCCAGAAGTCTTCGTGGGCCTTGCGCCAGGCCGCTATGCTCTCATAGCCCTCGCCTTCGCGGATGCAGTGTTCGAGCGTGACATCGGCAAGGCGGCAGATCGTCGTGCCTGACTGACGCAGCACTCCGACAGGACGTTCGTCCGAATCGATGATGACGCTCAGGTCGCCTGCCTTGGGCAGTGGTTCGGGCTCGATCTCGAACTCGACCAACAGACTGGTGGAACTTGTCTTCTTCCCGCTGAGAAGGGCACTGACCAACTTGTCTCGCAGTGGTCCGGGGAACGCGAATTCATCTTTGGGTAGTTTCGATATGTCATAGGAGCTCATGCCTGCATTCTACTAGCGTGCAGGATGAAGGATTCCAGAGAATGGTGTGCCTTCTGGCAACGGTGCAAGGCAGTTGCAGGCACAACCCTCGGCAAGGGCGCAGCCGCCTTAGGCAAGGAGCCGCTTCAGCGACTGCGGCCGCGGCTCTCAGCCCTTATCGTCTGAGGTGCGGGGGCTCAGGCAGCGACCAGTGGATTCGCGCACTATCAGCTCGGGATCGAACAGAATGACGTCCCTTCGTGCCATGAGCCTCTTGTTCTCCATCATCGCCATCAGCGCGTTTATGGTTGACAGGCAGATCTTTGCAACGGGCTGGCGAACCGTCGTCAGCGACGGTGCCATGAAGCTCATCGAGGCGGAGTCGTCGTATCCCGTGACCGATATATCCTCCGGGATGTTCAGCCCCAACGAGCGCGTGGCCTTGATCGCTCCCAGGGCAAGCTCGTCACTCGCGCATGCGATGGCTGTCGCACCACCCTCGATCAGCGATTGGGCAGCCATCTGACCTGATTCGACGCCATAGGTAGTCCATGCGGTCATGTTGCTGCCATGCTCGATATGCTGCTGCTCGAAGAACTCAAGCGCGGCCTTGTGCTTGATGATCGAAGGGTAATGGCTTCTGTCGCCCAGCAGCAATCCTATTCGTCGATGTCCCAGATCGGTAAGGTGCTTCAAGGCCATGGTCATCGCCTTCGCGTCGTCGGTGCTGACATAGAGTCCGTCCATGTCGCGCTTGGCGCCATTGACGAAGGCCGCGGGGATTCCGCGATCGGTGAGAATACTATAGACCGATAGATTCGAGTCCTTGGTGTCGTATTTTCCTCCAAGGAAGATGACGCCGGCGAGCGGTTGGCTCTGCAGCAGTTCGAGATACCCATCCTCTGAAGTTCCCGATGGCGTATACGAGCATACGATGACGAGGAACCCGCGTTGAGCCAGCAGATTGGTTATGGCCGTCACGAATTCCGGGAATATGGGATTCGACATGTTGGGCGTCACGATTGCCATGAGACGCGTGCCATTGCGCTGCATCTTGTCGACTGGCATCCCCAGCGCGGTTATGGCATCTATGACCGTGTTGCGTAAATCCTCGGACACTCCTGGCTTTGCATTGATGACACGCGAAACCGAAGCCTGACTCACCCCCGCCTTCGCGGCTATGTCTGCGAGTGTTGTTCCCAATCGACCGCTCCATTCATTGTATTCTCATACCATTGTGCCCCATAAGTGGCTTTTGAGAAGCAAAACGCCAAAAAACCAGACGAGATTCAAATGACTTTCGATGAGCGCATATCGTTGATTGATGTGGGTTCAGCACTCGACGACATTCACCGCAAGGCCGCCACGAGAGGTTTCCTTGTATTTATCCATCATATCGTGGCCTGTCTGCTTCATCGTCTTGATTGCCTGATCGAGGCTCACCATATGCTTGCCCTCGGCGAGCAGCGAGATGCGTGCGGCATTGATTGCGGTCATGCTTGCCATGGCGTTGCGTTCGATGCATGGAATCTGGACGAGTCCTGCGACGGGATCGCATGTCAGTCCCAGATGATGTTCGATGCCAACCTCTGCCGCATTCTCTATCTGTGCAGGAGTGCCGCCGAGAACGGCGCATAATCCGGCTGCAGCCATCGAGCACGCGGATCCCACCTCTCCCTGGCATCCGACCTCCGCCCCGGATATGGAGGCATTGCGCTTGAAGAGATATCCGACAGCCCCGGCGGTGAGCAGAAAGCGTTCGACGCCGCGCATGTCAGAACCGTCGACGAAATACCAATAATAATGAAGCACGGCAGGAATGATGCCCGCCGAACCGTTGGTGGGGGCGGTGACGATTCGTCCTCCACTCGCATTCTCCTCGCTGACTGCGAGCGCGAACAGATCGACCCACTCCATGTCCTTCCCATGCAGCGCCGCATCGAGTGAGTGGCATGAGTCGCCAAGCACGTCGACGCCTGCTGGTTTGAGGCTGCGATAGATGTGGGAGGCGCGGCGTGGAACGTGCAAGCCGCCCGGCAGCGTTGCACGATTGCTGGTGCACCCGGCCTGAACGCATGCGTGCATGACCCGCCATATGGAGTCGAGGCCTGCCAGAACGTCTGATTGGGAGCGTGAGGCCATTTCGTTGGCGATCATGATTTCGGCGATGCTCATGCGCCGGGAGTCACAGAGTGCGAGAAGCTCGTCGCATGTTCTGAAGTCATATGGAACGGGAATCGAATCGATGTCCTCGTTTGCCGGCGCATCCGCGATGTTGCCCTGCGAGGTGTCACTGGGTGGTGATGTCGTTTCACCGAGCCAGGCGTCATCGGCGGTCGCGCTGTCGTGCAATCCGACCTGGGGGTCATGGGCCGTTCCCTGCCTGATGAACCCACCCCCGATCGAGTACCAGACCTGCTCGTCAAGCATGGCCTTCGCGGCGTCATAGGCTTCGAATCTCATGCCATTGGGGTGCAGCAGCATGCGCTTCCATCGTTCGAAGACGATGTCTGCCCCATAGTCGAATGCAATCGTGTCCGAACCCATCAGCTTCAATGAGGCGCTCTGCTCGCATTCCTGCACGATGACCGTCATGTGGTCGGTGTCGACATCGGAAGGGGTGGCACCCTCCAGACCGGCAAGAATCGCACGATCGGTGCCATGCCCAAGGCCAGTCAGTGCAAGTGAGCCGTACAGGGTGATCCTAATGCGCCGGACCTTGTGAATGAGCCCGGATTGCTCAAGGGAGGCGGCGAATGCTCGTGCCGCGCACATCGGACCCACGGTATGCGACGATGACGGTCCGACTCCGATGCTGAAGATGTCCTGAATGCTCAACATGTCTGCTTCCCCCCCCTACACCAGAGAAGCCTATATCGAAAATGATTCGGATGCATGTACGCATGGTTTTCGCGGAGTATGACCCGCGAGAATCCAGGCCGCAGCCACGGGAACCTTCGCTGCTGGCTCTGCCATTCGCATGCTTCCGTTCGCTCTTGGACAGTTTCAGCCCATGACACCGTTCTCAAAGATTATGGTGATCGTATGGCAGAAGAATCTGAAATGAGCGCAGTCGTGACCTTCGAGGGCGGAAGCGCCGACAATCCAAAGAGCCTCAGCGATGCGATGGTTGCCAGACCGAAAAGCCCACGAGGGCGTGA
Protein-coding sequences here:
- a CDS encoding DUF1345 domain-containing protein → MSSEIRPERETGSGSGDESPHDAAASQSPDPPQTLPVLDAGNAAPAGSRGISRSGRRTSIMFAIGIPIGLLACFLGQNLPTSFVIGWACACIFYLVRVWSRIARFTGERTREHAQGEDPSRTTADIVIMISSVVSIVALVVMMSIGGSSQERTLPIAALTLSSILLTWGLIHTLYTLRYAEMYYSGSDPCIDFPGTKLPQYTDFAYLAFTMGMTFQVSDTDLTSTNVRRVALGHTLLSYLFNTLLIGATVNLLAGVMS
- a CDS encoding TIGR00730 family Rossman fold protein encodes the protein MNTDRTMKVTVYCGASTGNDPKYAEWAERLGTWIAESHGELVFGAGGVGLMGIVAKSVLEHGGSAHGIIPQALADRERPYEGLTTVEIVHDMDERKRRMMELGDVYIAFPGGPGTVEEITEAFSWARIGLTSRPCIFFNLDGYWDPIATMYRRMVDEGFLTQESLDTLLFATSFDQIVPWVRNYVPPRVRTYTRTQ
- a CDS encoding ASCH domain-containing protein, coding for MSSYDISKLPKDEFAFPGPLRDKLVSALLSGKKTSSTSLLVEFEIEPEPLPKAGDLSVIIDSDERPVGVLRQSGTTICRLADVTLEHCIREGEGYESIAAWRKAHEDFWTSEEYRSSLGRPDFRLNDDTQIVCERFELVETLA
- a CDS encoding LacI family DNA-binding transcriptional regulator, whose product is MGTTLADIAAKAGVSQASVSRVINAKPGVSEDLRNTVIDAITALGMPVDKMQRNGTRLMAIVTPNMSNPIFPEFVTAITNLLAQRGFLVIVCSYTPSGTSEDGYLELLQSQPLAGVIFLGGKYDTKDSNLSVYSILTDRGIPAAFVNGAKRDMDGLYVSTDDAKAMTMALKHLTDLGHRRIGLLLGDRSHYPSIIKHKAALEFFEQQHIEHGSNMTAWTTYGVESGQMAAQSLIEGGATAIACASDELALGAIKATRSLGLNIPEDISVTGYDDSASMSFMAPSLTTVRQPVAKICLSTINALMAMMENKRLMARRDVILFDPELIVRESTGRCLSPRTSDDKG
- a CDS encoding L-serine ammonia-lyase, producing MLSIQDIFSIGVGPSSSHTVGPMCAARAFAASLEQSGLIHKVRRIRITLYGSLALTGLGHGTDRAILAGLEGATPSDVDTDHMTVIVQECEQSASLKLMGSDTIAFDYGADIVFERWKRMLLHPNGMRFEAYDAAKAMLDEQVWYSIGGGFIRQGTAHDPQVGLHDSATADDAWLGETTSPPSDTSQGNIADAPANEDIDSIPVPYDFRTCDELLALCDSRRMSIAEIMIANEMASRSQSDVLAGLDSIWRVMHACVQAGCTSNRATLPGGLHVPRRASHIYRSLKPAGVDVLGDSCHSLDAALHGKDMEWVDLFALAVSEENASGGRIVTAPTNGSAGIIPAVLHYYWYFVDGSDMRGVERFLLTAGAVGYLFKRNASISGAEVGCQGEVGSACSMAAAGLCAVLGGTPAQIENAAEVGIEHHLGLTCDPVAGLVQIPCIERNAMASMTAINAARISLLAEGKHMVSLDQAIKTMKQTGHDMMDKYKETSRGGLAVNVVEC